AGCGCATCGAGCGTCTTGAAGAAGAAAAAAAGACCATCGGCGACGATATCAAGGAAGTTTACGCGGAATTGAAGGGTTCGGGGTTTGACAGCAAGGTCGTAAGGACCATTATTCGTCTGCGTAAAAAAG
The Ochrobactrum sp. BTU1 DNA segment above includes these coding regions:
- a CDS encoding DUF2312 domain-containing protein, whose translation is MSDDITSEAQTIAVGQLRAFIERIERLEEEKKTIGDDIKEVYAELKGSGFDSKVVRTIIRLRKKEDHERQEEEAMLQLYMDALGMG